A window of the Synechococcus sp. JA-3-3Ab genome harbors these coding sequences:
- a CDS encoding 2Fe-2S iron-sulfur cluster-binding protein: MVKRVRLDPIAQVSEVATNSNLLSVLLREELNVLKECGGRGLCATCHVYVKEGMESLSAMTPREQRTLEVITTRKTNSRLACQARVLGEGVVVELPVGMYANALKDIEVLIGRRAEQPILHPITGAVLVQAGKLITRSVLESVKNLDLDIQEALARSSRDF, translated from the coding sequence ATGGTCAAGCGGGTGCGGTTGGATCCCATTGCTCAGGTGTCGGAAGTGGCCACCAACAGCAACTTGCTCTCGGTGCTGTTGCGGGAAGAGCTGAATGTCTTGAAAGAGTGCGGCGGGCGCGGCCTCTGCGCCACCTGTCATGTGTATGTAAAAGAGGGGATGGAATCGCTCTCGGCCATGACCCCCCGGGAGCAGCGCACCTTGGAGGTGATCACCACTCGTAAGACCAATTCCCGCCTAGCTTGTCAAGCGCGGGTTCTGGGGGAAGGGGTGGTGGTGGAATTGCCGGTGGGAATGTACGCCAATGCTCTCAAGGATATCGAGGTGCTCATTGGGCGGCGGGCCGAGCAGCCCATCTTGCACCCTATCACTGGTGCTGTGTTGGTGCAGGCAGGAAAGCTGATTACCCGTTCGGTGCTGGAGTCGGTGAAGAACCTCGATCTAGACATCCAAGAGGCTTTGGCCCGCAGCAGCCGAGATTTCTAG
- a CDS encoding FGGY-family carbohydrate kinase has product MGPVFLGIDLGTSGMRVVALSEAGEVVGKSERSWDPPETNPGRWLRTLKTLLAHLKTQLGDRYAIVALSACSTSGTVLPVDGRGMPLDQAWLYSDLRGQAQARRLGIPASWGLSRWLWWAEAHPDQYRDSYLAHPADFLLSQLGGRRRVTDHTHALKSGFDLETYTWPREWLSRHGLDPKRFPEVVAPGTVLGTVRAEWELGPEVLIAAGITDGCAGQLAAGATRLGQVATSLGTTLIFKANSAVRVSGTESYPVQTQSLYSHLHPDRTSWWPGAASFCGGGVLPHFFPGGNFAALDRQAEAHLPTGLVSYPLCRPGERFPILDSEFAGFLPQAEVGSPRFYAALLEGVAMVERLGLETLAAHGIPIEGTLLTTGGGCKSPLWLRLRASLLARPLAVVKHPEAAVGAAVLAASAYWCCSVQQAADRLVQVERLIQPDPEWVKAYTEIYSEFLSRLPNFWRFPEGRAANPLLTG; this is encoded by the coding sequence ATGGGACCTGTATTTCTCGGGATCGACCTAGGCACTTCGGGAATGCGGGTGGTGGCCCTTTCAGAAGCGGGGGAGGTGGTGGGCAAAAGCGAGCGCTCCTGGGATCCCCCAGAAACCAACCCGGGCCGCTGGCTGCGCACCCTGAAGACGCTGCTGGCACACCTGAAGACCCAACTGGGGGATCGCTACGCCATCGTTGCCCTCAGTGCCTGTAGCACCTCTGGCACGGTTTTGCCGGTAGACGGGCGGGGCATGCCGCTGGATCAGGCCTGGCTGTATTCCGACCTGCGGGGACAGGCCCAGGCCCGGCGCTTGGGGATCCCGGCCAGTTGGGGGCTCAGCCGCTGGCTGTGGTGGGCAGAAGCCCATCCTGATCAATACCGGGACAGCTACCTGGCCCACCCGGCGGACTTTCTCCTGAGCCAACTGGGAGGCCGCCGGCGGGTAACCGATCACACCCATGCCCTAAAAAGCGGCTTCGACCTGGAAACCTACACGTGGCCGCGGGAGTGGCTGTCTCGCCATGGCCTCGACCCCAAGCGCTTTCCTGAGGTGGTGGCGCCAGGAACGGTTCTGGGAACGGTGCGGGCGGAGTGGGAGCTGGGGCCAGAGGTGCTGATTGCTGCCGGGATCACCGATGGCTGCGCCGGACAGTTGGCCGCAGGGGCTACTCGCTTGGGGCAGGTTGCCACCAGCCTGGGCACAACCCTCATCTTCAAGGCCAACAGTGCTGTTCGCGTGAGCGGGACGGAGTCCTATCCCGTGCAAACGCAAAGCCTCTACTCCCATCTGCACCCCGACCGAACCAGTTGGTGGCCAGGAGCAGCCTCCTTCTGCGGCGGCGGGGTCTTGCCCCACTTCTTCCCCGGCGGCAACTTTGCTGCCCTGGATCGGCAGGCGGAAGCCCATCTGCCCACGGGCTTGGTCAGCTATCCCCTCTGCCGACCCGGCGAGCGTTTTCCCATCCTGGATAGTGAATTTGCCGGCTTCTTGCCCCAGGCGGAAGTGGGATCCCCTCGCTTCTATGCAGCTCTCTTGGAAGGGGTGGCAATGGTGGAGCGGCTGGGGCTGGAGACCTTGGCCGCCCACGGGATCCCCATAGAGGGAACGCTGTTGACCACCGGCGGCGGCTGCAAAAGCCCTCTGTGGCTGCGCCTGCGCGCCAGCCTCCTTGCCCGCCCCTTAGCAGTGGTCAAGCACCCCGAGGCCGCCGTAGGGGCAGCTGTCCTGGCCGCCTCGGCCTATTGGTGCTGCTCGGTGCAGCAGGCTGCCGATCGGCTGGTGCAGGTGGAACGCCTCATCCAGCCCGATCCCGAGTGGGTCAAGGCCTATACCGAGATCTACTCGGAGTTCCTTAGCCGCCTTCCTAATTTCTGGAGATTCCCTGAAGGGAGAGCCGCTAACCCGCTACTCACTGGGTAG